The DNA window CATTCGCTCCGAGGTCGTACCCACCCCTATACTGCCTGCACAATGGTTGCAGCATCGAGAATCCAGACCGGAGCGATTTACTGCCGGGGTCAGCGGCGCGCTTGAGGCGATTGCAGCCGAGCAATTAGAAAAAGTCGTGCTGGCGCGATCGCTGGAGGTCGTCGCCCCGCTGCCGCTGAATCCGTTTGCCTCCCTCGATTTCTTGCGCCGCCAACATCCCGACTGCTTCGCGTTTGCAGTTGGTAACGGTCGCAATGCCCATTTTATCGGGGCAAGCCCCGAGCGATTGTTGAGCGCGCGCGATCGCCACTTAGTGAGCGATGCGCTGGCCGGATCGGCACCGCGCGGAGCGACGCCTGCAGAGGACGCTCGCCTGGCAGCCGCGTTGCTGGCCAGCGACAAAGAACAACGCGAGCATGCTTTAGTGCGCGAGTTCATTTGCCTGCGCCTGCGCCAGCTCGGTCTGAGTCCGCAAATGGGACCGCTACAACTCATGCAGCTGGCGAACATCCAGCATCTATGGACGCCCGTGCGCGCACTTGCGGACACGGGTCATTCAATCTTCGATATTCTCTCGCATCTGCATCCGACGCCAGCCGTTGCCGGACTGCCCCGAGCGCGGGCGTGCGACTACATCCAGAGCAGTGAAGCGGGCGATCGATCCCTGTACGCGGGACCGCTCGGGTGGGCAGATGGCAATGGCAACGCTGAGTTCGTCGTTGGCATCCGCTCTGCCGAAGTTGTTGGTGCGCGCGCGCGGTTGTGTGCGGGGGCGGGCATTGTGGCAGGCTCCGATCCGCAGGCAGAGCTCGCGGAAGTACAGCTAAAGTGGCAGGCAATGCTCCGGGCGTTGGGGCGGACCTAGCGGGTGCGCGGATGCTTCCAATCCATAGCAGCACTCCCCCAACTGTAGAAATAGCCGCGCAAACAGAAATGGTCGCGCAAACGGTTCGGTCGCGCACTCAGCGACACGGCAATTTGACGGTTAACAGCAGCGGCGTACTGCCGACAGCTTTTTAGCCGCCGCCTCAATCCTTGCGTCCCACCGCGCTCTGAAGTGCAATCTCAGAGATCGGCACCGGCGAGCGAGTCGGGTACGTGATGGGGGCGGAGGGACTTGAACCCTCACGACCTTGCGGTCAACGGATTTTCATTCTCCCGCAGCTTTCGCTGCTGCTCGTGCGAGCGTTGAGAATTGGACTCTCCCTTTACCCTCAGCGCAGTCTGTTAGGGCAGCTCCCGTCGAGTCTCTGCACCTTCCCCGGTAAGGTTATCTTTCCTTGCCTGGGCTTGGCTCAGGATTGCCTTATTCGCGGTGCGAACTTAGGTTTCCCTGAGTTTGAGAGCGGTCACTTAGCTGATTTCTCTGCTAAGGCTCAATTTACTTAAGTCCGCAGCGTCTACCATTCCGCCACGCCCCCGTGGCTGCTCGTCATTCTATCGCAATCGTTTAAACCACTCTGGAGCTAAAATCCGAGCAAGTCGCTCTGCACGTTAAGATAAGTTTCGACGCGCGTACGACACCGCAATGCAAGATTTGCCGATCCCGATTACCGAGTCGTTGATTTTAGCGCTCCTCTACACGACCTTGGGCGGGCTGTACCTCCTGATCGTGCCGGGCGCGACCTACTTATACCTCAATCGTCGCTGGTATACGGCTGGCTCGGTCGAACGGCTGTTCATGTACTTTCTCGTGTTTTTGTTCTTCCCGGGATTGTTGCTGCTCAGTCCGCTCTTGAACTTCCGCCTGCGGGGGCGCGAGGGATAGTATATGCGCCGAATCGACGCGATCGCTATTGCTTTGGGCGTCTTGATTGCTGGGTTAGGGTCCTATTGGCTGCTGCAAGCAACCGGTCTTGACAGTCTACAGGCTGGCATCTGGAGCCAGGTGCTGCTCGTAGGCGGGTTAGTTGGCTGGTTGCTGAGTTACGGGTTGCGGGTGGTAACGCACA is part of the Rubidibacter lacunae KORDI 51-2 genome and encodes:
- a CDS encoding isochorismate synthase is translated as MHAVPSSVRSSSPLDLPFDLHPGSEQRAVLMAARERARRRGCPQVVVLRSELPPVDPLAVLQAAYRSDRLYGYWERRDRHHAIAAFGAAASATFATVRRFVQVREFVERWRARLLASEEASTPKFFCSFAFAAAPPASVPPPLFPAATVFLPHHQLERCGERVELTTHLVLSPQNDLDALWANYCRDLRAIACIRSEVVPTPILPAQWLQHRESRPERFTAGVSGALEAIAAEQLEKVVLARSLEVVAPLPLNPFASLDFLRRQHPDCFAFAVGNGRNAHFIGASPERLLSARDRHLVSDALAGSAPRGATPAEDARLAAALLASDKEQREHALVREFICLRLRQLGLSPQMGPLQLMQLANIQHLWTPVRALADTGHSIFDILSHLHPTPAVAGLPRARACDYIQSSEAGDRSLYAGPLGWADGNGNAEFVVGIRSAEVVGARARLCAGAGIVAGSDPQAELAEVQLKWQAMLRALGRT
- the ndhL gene encoding NAD(P)H-quinone oxidoreductase subunit L translates to MQDLPIPITESLILALLYTTLGGLYLLIVPGATYLYLNRRWYTAGSVERLFMYFLVFLFFPGLLLLSPLLNFRLRGREG